The sequence CCGGACTGTGTGACGGAAATCCGCATGGGCAACTCCGTCCTTACCGTTTCCGGCTTCTTCAAGCAGGGCGCAACCGACACCGCAGCCGACAAGATGATGAAAGTGCTGGAAGCGGAAGCTGCTACACAAAAAACGGCGATTTGACCGACCATAAAGAAGCAGATTTGACGCTTTTGCCGCTATACAGACAGCCGCCCCATGTGGTACAATCAAGGTACGGAATAGTGGGGCTGGCTGTCGGAAACGGAGGATTTTATGTTAAGACAGACCAACCAACAACCAATTACCGCCCTTTACCCAAGACTATCCCATGAGGACGAGCTGCAAGGCGAAAGCAATTCCATTTCCAATCAGAAGCGTATCCTTGAAACCTATGCAAAGCAGAACGGCTTTTCCAATCTGCGCTGGTACACGGACGACGGTTATTCTGGTGCGAACTTTCAAAGACCCGGTTTTCAAGCCATGCTTGCGGACATTGAAGCCGGAAAAGTCGGGACAGTTATCGTAAAGGATATGTCGAGGTTAGGGCGAAACTACCTGCAAGTGGGAATGTACACGGAAATGATTTTCCCACAGAAAGGTGTCCGCTTCATCGCTATCAATGACGGAGTGGACAGCGCACAGGGCGACAATGACTTTGCCCCGCTGCGGAATATCTTTAACGAATGGCTGGTGAGAGATACGAGCAAGAAAATCAAAGCAGTAAAACGCTCAAAAGGCATGAATGGCAAGCCCATCACAAGCAAGCCTGTGTATGGCTACCTCATGGACGAGGATGAAAATTTCATTATTGACGAGGAAGCTGCACCCGTAGTCAAGCAGATATACAACCTCTGTCTTGCCGGGAATGGTCCGACCAAGATAGCCCGTATGCTCACAGAGCAGCAAATCCCCACGCCGGGAACGCTTGAATACCGCAGGACGGGCAGCACCCGCCGCTACCACCCCGGCTATGAGTGCAAGTGGGCGACCAATACCGTAGTGCATATCCTTGAAAACCGGGAATACACAGGCTGTCTGGTAAATTTCAAGACAGAAAAACTTTCTTACAAAGTCAAGCACAGTGTAGAAAATCCCCCGGAAAAGCAAGTGATTTTCGAGAACCACCACGAGCCTATCATAGACACCCAAACATGGGAACGGGTGCAGGAGCTTCGCAAACAGCGCAAACGCCCAAACCGCTATGATGAAGTGGGTTTGTTCTCCGGCATACTGTTCTGTGCGGACTGCGGCAGCGTGATGTATCAGCAGCGATACCAGACGGACAAGCGCAAGCAGGACTGTTATATCTGCGGCAACTACAAGAAACGCACCCATGACTGTACGGCGCACTTTATCCGCACCGACCTCTTGACCGCTGGTGTACTCTCCAATCTGCGGAAAGTGACCAGCTATGCGGCAAAGCATGAAGCCCGGTTTATGAAACTCTTGATTGAGCAGAACGAGGACGGGGGCAAACGCAGGAACGCCGCCAAGAAAAAGGAACTGGAAGCCTCCGAGAAACGCATAGCCGAGTTATCCGCTATCTTCAAGCGGCTGTATGAGGACAGCGTGACCGGGCGCATATCAGACGAGCGTTTCACAGAGCTGTCGGCAGACTATGAAGCAGAGCAACGGGAGCTGAAAGAAAGAGCCGCTGCTATTCAAGCGGAGCTTTCCAAAGCACAGGAAGCCACCGTGAACGCAGAAAAGTTTATGAATGTTGTCCGGCGGCATACCAGCTTTGAAGAACTTACCCCTACTCTGCTGCGGGAGTTTGTAGAGAAAATCGTTGTGCATGAGTGCAGCTATGACGAGAACAAGACCCGCAGACAGGACATTGAGATTTATTATTCTTTTGTTGGCAAGGTGGACTTGCCCGAATAACCGCCCGACCTATCCGACACAATGCGCAAGTGCCGGATAGGAACGGCAAAATTTTTTACACTTCTATTACTTCTTTATCGCACATCAGTAAAGGCTTACGGCAACACACAGATGTCATTCTTTTACTTTAGAAAATTCTAAGCGAGAGGAAGAGAAGCGTTAGCGAGAGAATCTCAGGGAGAAACAAAAGACTTTTGTCTGATTTCCCTTGCATCTTGGTGTAAAATATGGTATAAAATAAATACGCACTTAGGAAAAGGGCATTGAAAAAGAAAAAAGTTTTTCAAAATCCCTTGACAGTTCGCCCCTGTTTGGCTATAATAATGACCGTTGCATCTGCGGGTGTAGTTCAATGGTAGAATCCCAGCCTTCCAAGCTGGTCGTGTGGGTTCGATTCCCATCACCCGCTCCAGCAAGGGATGCTCCAATTTGCGCTTGTAGCTCAGGTGGATAGAGCAACTGCCTTCTAAGCAGTGGGTCAGGGGTTCGAGTCCCTTCAAGCGCGCCAATATATGGTGGGATTAGTTCAGTTGGTTAGAGCGCCAGTTTGTGGCACTGGAGGTCATCGGTTCGAATCCGATATCCCACCCCATTTTTTTTGAATAACGCCCGTAACCATTGGGGTGTCGCCAAGTGGTAAGGCAAGGGACTTTGACTCCCTCACGCGTGGGTTCGAATCCCGCCTCCCCAGCCAGCGCCCCTTAGGGGGCGGATGCGATCCATTAGCTCAGTTGGCAGAGCACTTGACTTTTAATCAAGGTGTCCGGAGTTCGAATCTCCGATGGATCACCAGTAAATTTCCCTTAAAATCGCCGATTTTCGGCTGTTTTAGGGGATTTTTTATGCCCTTATTCAATAGGTACTTTTTTGCGTATTTTACGCTATTTTACCCTACTTTACGATAAAATGTATACCAAAATGTATACCACTCTTTGAGAACAGGGGACGGTTCTCTGTATTACCCGGTTCGGCCCCGCCATCGGCACCAAAGGCTCTTCGCAAGATGCGAGGGGCCTTTTTTCTGCTCTGTCGAATTAACTTTACACAATACCATTTATCTGTTAAAATAGAATCGCAAACTCTGTATTTCTTTTGCTATCTGGGAGATAGGGTGTATGAGAAAAGTGTAAAGCAGGGAACCGTCCCCTGTTTTTTTATAAGCGTGAATAAGGAGATTTTATCATGGATTTAAAAGTACATATTGAAAACATTAAAAATATCAACCATTGTGAATTTGTGTTGCCTATTGAAAAAGGCATTTATGGTTTAGTTGGTGCGAATGGATGTGGGAAAAGTACTGTTTTATCTTGTATTGCCCAATGTGTTTTCTCTTCAAGTTTGCAGAACCTAAGTGAATTTGATTATGGAGAAAACTCATTTGTCGAGTTTTCTTATGGCGGGCAACATACAATATGGAAAAGCAGCGATAATTCGTGGAAAACTGATTGTAATAGAAATCAAAGAATTCATTTCAATGGAATGTATGAGGGGAGTTTGTTTTATGGAACAAGATTTGACGATTCGCTTAAGGTTGATGATTTAGTAAAAAACTCAACAATTTCTTCAAATGATATTGTCGATGCAGATTCGTATATAAAACAACAGATGAGTTTTATTCTTCACGGTGATCTCAATCATTATGGAACATTAAAACGAATAAGAAATAAAAGAATAGCTCAGAAGGTTAATCTTAAAAACACGCCATATTTTCAAGAAATTAAAGGCAACCTTATAAGTCAATACAAGATGAGTTCTGGTGAATGTCTATTAGTTTCTCTATTACATTTTATTTATAATGCATTGATTCGAAGAAGTTTACCTGTAGATGAACCGATATTAATGTTGATTGATGAAATCGAGTTAGCATTACACCCTGTTGCGGTATCAAGATTAATTGATTTGCTAAACAATATCATTAAGGAACATGATAACCTTACTGTAGTATTGACTTCACACTCGCCAGAAGTAATTCGAAAAATATCAGCTAATAATTTGTTTATGATGGAGATTGATGAAAAAAACACAATTGAATTCTATTCGCCTTGTTATCCGAGTTATGCAATTCGAGATGTATATATGCATTCAGGATTTGATTGTGTTATTCTTGTCGAGGATTTGCTTGCAAAATATGTTGTCGAAAAAGTCATACAACAGAATTCACTCAATTCTGGAAAATTAATCAATGTTCTTCCAATTGGTGGGTGGGAAAATGTCTTGAAGTTTCAGATGATGGCATATGCCACTAATACATTTGGAATTGGAACAAAATTATTCAGTATTCTTGATGGTGATATCCAAAATAGTGGAAAGATAAAAAAAGAATATCGCAAACTACAACCAATGTTCTTGCCAATCAATAGTATCGAAAAATATCTTTATAATGTATGCACCGATTCAAACTATAAAAGTATCAAGAGAAAAATTAACGATACTTTTTTTAATGTTGAATCTATCGATGATATACTTGCAGACTATGCGCAGGACAATGATAATAATGGTAAATCACTATATCGTAAAATATTAACTAATTTAAAAAATCGTAATATATCAGAGGATTCTTTCATCAAAGAGTTATGCAGTATTATTATGAATGCTAATAATTTTGAGGCATTTGCTTCTAAATTGCAATCCAGAATCTCATGATAAGAATTTTTATAAACAAAAGATAAAAGTTTCTGTGTTAATCTACGCTTGCCTTACATATAAATAATTGTTTCTAGAACAGGGGGACGGTTCCTTGTTTCGACTCCGGTAACAGCACAGGATTGTACCGGTAATCGTTCTCTTACTCATATACCCATTACTATCAGTAACTTAGTAAAATTAGTTGGTTTGATTTTGAAATTGAAGTGAGGTAACATTTTGAGCAATATTGATTTTGGTTCTCTATATTTTACAGAAATAGCAAAATGCAATTATGATGCTATAAATGGTGTCGCAGATTTTGTTTTAAGCACCGAAAACAATAATGTAGTATTAAGATTTACTGGTGTATCAAAATATATGTTTATTCAAAGTAAATCGAATACTTTTGATGATACCGTTAAATTCTTTCCCATTGAAGACATAATAGGAAACGATGTTGCCAAAAGAAAAGAATTTCAATTAATAGAAAAAAATCAAAAAAAGATTTTTGAAGAATTCCAATATAATTATTTAATCGATAGTTGTTGTAGTTGTTGGTATATAAACGCCGAACATGTAGAATTATTAGGTGATTTATAGAACAGGGCAAAACAGGGGACGGCTTCTTGTTTTGGAAAAGCTGATTATGCAAAAGTAAAGAGCAGGCCTTACGACCTGCTCTTCCCCGCACCGTTACGGTGTGGGTCGGGTGTACAGAGCGCGCGTTCTAAGAGAATAAACGCGCACGGTACGCCGCTCTTTCCTTTTCATTTCCCTCTTTAGGTGTCGAATGACTGATCAAGCAATCATTCTGTGTATATCTTACACATATTCAGCAAGATTGTCAATACATTTTACATAACTTATTGGAAATAATTCACAAACTGCACAACATTGTTGAAAATATATAGGAAAATAGTGATAAATATTGAATTGTAGATCCCGATGATATGGGAGGGCCTATGAAAACCAGAATCAAAACCGGCAAAGTATCACTTATCGTTTTTATTGCTGTGATGGCCGTGTGTGTTGCAGGTGTGGCAATTTGGTGCTACGCTGTCGGGTATCAGGTGAAGGAGCACCGCCAAGGCGGCTCTGTGACCTGGGTGGAATACAACGGCAGTACCTACTATCGTATGGACGGTCTCACCGGTGAATACTGCAATTTTATAACCGATCATCGGGTCGGCTACAAGCCGCGGCCGGTGCTTTCTCGTGCCTATTATACACTGAAGAATGACCCAAACGGCGACTATTTGTACAGTACCGCCTTTCGGGATCATATTCTGTATACGCGGCTTTCCGCCCGGCGCATGGATCAAATGAGCCAAAATCAGATCACTTCCGTTCTGGTGAGCCCAAGTGGCGGAGAAAGTAAAAAACAATTTATCAATGACCCGGCGGTTGTGGCTTACTGCGCCGCGTTGAA comes from Oscillospiraceae bacterium and encodes:
- a CDS encoding transposon-encoded TnpW family protein, which produces MTETKQTSTTKTDRRPDCVTEIRMGNSVLTVSGFFKQGATDTAADKMMKVLEAEAATQKTAI
- a CDS encoding recombinase family protein yields the protein MLRQTNQQPITALYPRLSHEDELQGESNSISNQKRILETYAKQNGFSNLRWYTDDGYSGANFQRPGFQAMLADIEAGKVGTVIVKDMSRLGRNYLQVGMYTEMIFPQKGVRFIAINDGVDSAQGDNDFAPLRNIFNEWLVRDTSKKIKAVKRSKGMNGKPITSKPVYGYLMDEDENFIIDEEAAPVVKQIYNLCLAGNGPTKIARMLTEQQIPTPGTLEYRRTGSTRRYHPGYECKWATNTVVHILENREYTGCLVNFKTEKLSYKVKHSVENPPEKQVIFENHHEPIIDTQTWERVQELRKQRKRPNRYDEVGLFSGILFCADCGSVMYQQRYQTDKRKQDCYICGNYKKRTHDCTAHFIRTDLLTAGVLSNLRKVTSYAAKHEARFMKLLIEQNEDGGKRRNAAKKKELEASEKRIAELSAIFKRLYEDSVTGRISDERFTELSADYEAEQRELKERAAAIQAELSKAQEATVNAEKFMNVVRRHTSFEELTPTLLREFVEKIVVHECSYDENKTRRQDIEIYYSFVGKVDLPE
- a CDS encoding ATP-binding protein produces the protein MDLKVHIENIKNINHCEFVLPIEKGIYGLVGANGCGKSTVLSCIAQCVFSSSLQNLSEFDYGENSFVEFSYGGQHTIWKSSDNSWKTDCNRNQRIHFNGMYEGSLFYGTRFDDSLKVDDLVKNSTISSNDIVDADSYIKQQMSFILHGDLNHYGTLKRIRNKRIAQKVNLKNTPYFQEIKGNLISQYKMSSGECLLVSLLHFIYNALIRRSLPVDEPILMLIDEIELALHPVAVSRLIDLLNNIIKEHDNLTVVLTSHSPEVIRKISANNLFMMEIDEKNTIEFYSPCYPSYAIRDVYMHSGFDCVILVEDLLAKYVVEKVIQQNSLNSGKLINVLPIGGWENVLKFQMMAYATNTFGIGTKLFSILDGDIQNSGKIKKEYRKLQPMFLPINSIEKYLYNVCTDSNYKSIKRKINDTFFNVESIDDILADYAQDNDNNGKSLYRKILTNLKNRNISEDSFIKELCSIIMNANNFEAFASKLQSRIS